In Candidatus Hydrogenedens sp., the DNA window CCAACGGATATTGGTTATATCCATTATCCTGCCCCGGAGCGTGATACGAATTGGGTTCGTTCCTTATTTAAACACTATAAAGAGAAAATACCTTTTCCCCAGAAAACTTCAGATATGATTTGCACGGATGATGAATTTTTAATCGAAAATAATCCTGATGGTAGAGAGTTTTCATGTAGATTTGAAGAGTCTATAGTTGTTAAAATAGGCGAACTAATTTTTGTCGCTTTGCAGGGTGAAGTATGTGCTCCCATAGGTATGCGTATTAAAGATGCTTTTCGTTATGAACATCCGATAATGTTATTTGGATATATGGGTGAACATAATTTATATATACCTACTCGAGAGATAGTGCGTCTGGATATATATCAAGCACGAGTAATTCAGGAACAATATGCTTCACCTGTAAAATGGTCACCTACGGTAGAAGATGAAATGGTCAGTGCTGTTCAAAGTCAGATTAAAGATATTTTGCGGAAAAAGTAATGGTTGGAGTAGATTTGTATGATAAAAGCAGTAAGTTTTGATTTTTGGGGAACATTATTTCGAGATGCGTTTAGTAAAGAAAGGCAAGAGTATCGAGCCAAAGCCATAGTGAATACTTTTAAGCAAGGGGTATCGTTAGATAATGCTTTGGAAGCGATGTCTATGGTGGTAAAAGAATTTGCACGATGCCATATTGAGGAGCAACGAACATTAACGCCGGAGGATGCAGTGGATATGGTGTCGTTGCAATTGGGTATAGAACTTAATAAACATGAATATGAATTTTTGGCAGAAGAATTTGCTACTGCAATATTAGTATTTCAACCAGAACCTATAGAAAATGCCTTAGAGGCGGTTCGGTATACCTCGCAGTTTGTTCCTGTGGGTCTTATCTCGGATACGGGTATATCACCAGGAAAATCATTACTTAAATTACTTGAAATACATGGCTTTACTCAATATATTTCCTCATATCGTTTTTCCGATATAGAAGGTGTTGCTAAACCCCAATCCATCATGTTTGAAAAAACGGCGTATGAGTTAGGCGTGAAAACAGAGGAAATGTTACATTTAGGAGACCTGGAACCCACAGATATTGTTGGGATAAAAAGTGTAGGTGGTTATGCAGGTCTTTTTGCCGGGATAAATCTTAAATATATGACTTCTACGACGGCAGATTTTCTATTTACAAATTGGTTTGAATATATTGAAAATCTACCACAAATTTTAGATAATCATTTTGATAATAAAAAATCCAATGACTAAATAAAGAACTACTTGGTTATTCAAATTTTAGTTTAAAGTTTCTCCCAGAAACGATTGTATCATCAACTACAAGGGGACCATTTTCTGGAAGTATAAAAGGCATTTTAATGACATTTGAGATGTCTTTTTCTATATCTACTCCTGGCATAATCCAGCGTAATTCCATACCTTTTTCTGTTAAGACGAATGCACCGATATGGGTTATATAAAACACCTCTTTACCTGCTTTGAGGGCTTCTT includes these proteins:
- a CDS encoding HAD family hydrolase, which codes for MIKAVSFDFWGTLFRDAFSKERQEYRAKAIVNTFKQGVSLDNALEAMSMVVKEFARCHIEEQRTLTPEDAVDMVSLQLGIELNKHEYEFLAEEFATAILVFQPEPIENALEAVRYTSQFVPVGLISDTGISPGKSLLKLLEIHGFTQYISSYRFSDIEGVAKPQSIMFEKTAYELGVKTEEMLHLGDLEPTDIVGIKSVGGYAGLFAGINLKYMTSTTADFLFTNWFEYIENLPQILDNHFDNKKSND